In Sphingomonas sp. SUN019, one genomic interval encodes:
- a CDS encoding TetR/AcrR family transcriptional regulator, giving the protein MRYTPTHKAETRAAILFHAAAGLREQGVRGIGVAAIMKRAGLTHGGFYQHFVSRDAMVAAAVTYMFAEGAALLDAGEDLPAPDRIGRFMDRYLSASHVARLARGCPVPTLASELPHMDDGARESYRDGVAALVGRIAALLAECGRSDAEALARSMLSELVGAVALARTQGIAEAAETLAASRRHIRLRLGF; this is encoded by the coding sequence ATGCGCTACACCCCCACCCACAAGGCCGAAACCCGCGCCGCGATCCTGTTCCACGCCGCCGCGGGCTTACGCGAACAGGGCGTGCGCGGGATCGGGGTCGCCGCGATCATGAAGCGCGCGGGGCTGACGCACGGCGGGTTCTACCAGCATTTCGTCAGCCGCGACGCCATGGTCGCCGCCGCGGTCACCTATATGTTCGCAGAGGGCGCGGCGTTGCTCGACGCGGGCGAAGATCTGCCCGCCCCCGACCGCATCGGCCGCTTCATGGACCGCTATCTCTCCGCCTCGCATGTCGCCCGCCTGGCGCGTGGCTGCCCCGTCCCGACGCTTGCCAGCGAACTGCCGCACATGGACGACGGCGCACGCGAAAGTTACCGCGACGGCGTCGCTGCGCTGGTCGGACGGATCGCCGCGTTACTCGCCGAATGCGGCCGCTCCGACGCCGAAGCCCTCGCCCGCTCTATGCTTAGCGAACTCGTCGGCGCGGTGGCGCTGGCAAGGACGCAGGGGATAGCGGAGGCGGCGGAGACGCTCGCCGCGTCGCGGCGGCATATCCGGCTGCGCTTGGGGTTCTAG
- a CDS encoding penicillin-binding protein 1A: MASTPPEPMKLRLRREASGVRERLSRLWRSRWIKALVALFALFLIGIGAFWLIFMRDLPSVEQLRTYEPPLPTNVRGINGAPIYSYARERRVELAYAEYPPMLVRAYLAAEDRTFFEHHGVDFPGLAGAVIDYASKIGSGKRARGGSTITQQVAKNLLIGNAYSPTRKVKEAILAYKIEETLTKPQILELYLNQIPLGRNAFGVEAAAHAYFDKELDELTLGQFAYLAILPKGPANYDPFRNTDRALERRNYVLNEMERNGFISAGQREQAAAEPIGAVLRRTPKFERVGGYFVEEVRRQLIDKFGETARDGPYSVYSGGLWVRTSLDPKVQGFVAQALREGLLRFDRGRGWAGPLKHVDIDGDRWLSALINTNIGLDYNDWRAAIAIARDGDAWQIGFADGQTATMPRWAAQTPVRGEGGTAFAAIEAGDIIAVAPEGGRFALRSVPKISGGFVVQEPSSGRILAMQGGFDASLQAFNRATQAQRQPGSTIKPIVYSAALEHGMTPASIIVDGPFCVYQGARLGQKCFRNFGNSRGAGPHTMRWGIEQSRNLMTVRAAATTGMTNVVKLMKDMKVGDYQPYLSYALGAGETTVTKMVNAYGVLANNGRWHAPSLIDYAQNRRGQVIWPENWRACDRCNTPDWDGKAMPRPASRGKQVMDAMSAFQMVHITEGVIQRGTATVLRDLGRPIFGKTGTNNGPTDVWFIGGTPQMVGGLYIGYDSPQNLGGYAQGGTLAAPIWKAFAVKAFEGMPVLPFRAPPGIRMVRIDRASGRPVYAGWPAFDDVKPGIIWEAFKPQSEARRASRRRGPEPTASATAAPKAAAPVDSDFLQRQGGIY; the protein is encoded by the coding sequence ATGGCGTCGACACCTCCCGAACCGATGAAGCTGCGGCTGCGCCGTGAGGCGAGTGGCGTGCGCGAGCGGCTGTCACGGCTGTGGCGATCGCGCTGGATCAAGGCTCTGGTCGCGCTGTTCGCGTTGTTCCTGATCGGGATCGGGGCGTTCTGGCTGATCTTCATGCGCGATCTGCCGTCGGTCGAGCAGCTGCGCACTTATGAACCGCCGTTGCCGACCAACGTGCGCGGGATCAACGGCGCGCCGATCTATTCCTATGCCCGCGAACGTCGCGTCGAGCTGGCCTATGCAGAATATCCGCCGATGCTGGTGCGCGCGTATCTCGCCGCGGAGGACCGGACGTTCTTCGAACATCACGGCGTCGATTTCCCCGGCCTGGCGGGCGCGGTGATCGATTATGCGTCGAAGATCGGGTCAGGCAAGCGCGCGCGTGGCGGTTCCACGATCACGCAGCAGGTCGCGAAGAATCTGCTGATCGGCAACGCGTATTCGCCGACCCGCAAAGTGAAAGAGGCGATCCTTGCGTACAAGATCGAGGAGACGCTGACCAAGCCGCAGATCCTGGAATTGTATCTCAACCAGATACCGCTCGGCCGCAACGCGTTCGGCGTCGAGGCCGCGGCGCACGCGTATTTCGACAAGGAACTGGACGAGCTGACACTGGGTCAGTTCGCGTACCTCGCGATACTGCCGAAGGGGCCGGCCAATTACGATCCGTTCCGCAATACCGACCGCGCGCTGGAGCGGCGCAACTACGTGTTGAACGAAATGGAGCGCAACGGCTTCATTAGCGCAGGCCAGCGTGAGCAGGCCGCGGCCGAGCCGATCGGCGCGGTGCTGCGTCGAACGCCGAAGTTCGAGCGTGTCGGCGGCTATTTCGTCGAGGAAGTGCGCCGCCAGCTGATCGACAAGTTCGGCGAGACGGCGCGCGACGGGCCGTACAGCGTCTATTCGGGCGGGCTGTGGGTGCGCACCTCACTCGATCCAAAGGTCCAGGGTTTCGTCGCGCAGGCGTTGCGCGAGGGGCTGCTGCGCTTCGATCGCGGGCGCGGCTGGGCGGGACCACTGAAGCACGTCGATATCGATGGCGACCGCTGGCTGTCGGCGTTGATCAACACGAACATCGGGCTGGACTATAACGACTGGCGCGCGGCGATCGCGATCGCGCGGGACGGCGACGCGTGGCAGATCGGGTTCGCCGACGGCCAGACCGCGACCATGCCGCGCTGGGCCGCGCAGACCCCGGTGCGCGGCGAGGGCGGCACCGCGTTCGCCGCGATCGAGGCGGGCGACATCATCGCGGTCGCACCGGAGGGCGGGCGGTTCGCGCTGCGATCCGTACCGAAGATTTCCGGCGGGTTCGTGGTGCAGGAGCCGTCGTCTGGCCGCATCTTGGCGATGCAGGGCGGCTTCGACGCCTCGCTGCAGGCGTTCAACCGCGCGACGCAGGCGCAGCGGCAGCCGGGCTCGACGATCAAGCCGATCGTCTACTCCGCCGCGCTCGAACACGGCATGACCCCCGCGTCAATCATCGTCGACGGGCCGTTCTGCGTGTATCAGGGCGCACGGCTGGGGCAGAAATGCTTCCGCAACTTCGGCAATTCGCGCGGTGCGGGGCCGCACACGATGCGCTGGGGCATCGAACAGTCGCGCAATTTGATGACCGTGCGCGCGGCTGCGACGACCGGCATGACCAACGTCGTGAAGCTGATGAAGGACATGAAGGTCGGCGATTATCAGCCGTATCTGTCCTATGCGCTGGGCGCGGGCGAGACGACGGTGACCAAGATGGTCAACGCTTATGGTGTTCTCGCCAACAACGGCCGCTGGCACGCGCCATCGCTGATCGATTACGCGCAGAACCGGCGGGGTCAAGTGATCTGGCCCGAGAATTGGCGCGCGTGCGACCGCTGCAATACGCCCGACTGGGACGGCAAGGCGATGCCGCGCCCGGCGTCTCGCGGGAAACAGGTGATGGACGCGATGAGCGCGTTCCAGATGGTCCACATCACCGAAGGCGTGATCCAGCGCGGCACCGCGACCGTGCTGCGCGATCTCGGCCGTCCGATCTTCGGCAAGACCGGCACCAACAACGGCCCGACCGACGTGTGGTTCATCGGCGGCACCCCGCAGATGGTCGGTGGCCTGTATATCGGTTATGATTCGCCGCAAAATCTAGGCGGTTATGCGCAGGGCGGGACGCTCGCTGCGCCGATCTGGAAAGCGTTTGCGGTGAAGGCGTTCGAGGGGATGCCGGTGCTGCCGTTCCGCGCGCCGCCGGGAATCAGGATGGTGCGGATCGATCGCGCGTCCGGCCGCCCGGTCTATGCCGGCTGGCCCGCGTTCGACGATGTGAAGCCCGGCATCATCTGGGAAGCGTTCAAGCCGCAGAGCGAGGCGCGCCGCGCGTCGCGCCGCCGCGGACCCGAACCCACCGCTTCCGCGACCGCCGCGCCGAAGGCCGCGGCCCCCGTCGACAGCGACTTCTTGCAGAGGCAGGGTGGCATCTACTAA
- the prfB gene encoding peptide chain release factor 2 — protein sequence MRAEAQAHVDDINEALALLRRFLDWDRALRRLDELNARVEDQALWNDPKAAQDVMRERRRLDEAIAATRAIESELSDTIELIDMAEAEGDTEMETEAVGNLGVLSKRAQADKVKALLAGEADGNDTYIEVNAGAGGTESQDWAGMLSRMYSRWGERHGLKVELVDQHSGEQAGIKSATLLLKGENAYGYAKTESGVHRLVRISPYDSAARRHTSFASVWVYPVIDENIEVDYNESDLRIDTYRASGAGGQHINTTDSAVRITHIPTGIVVQCQNQRSQHKNKAEAYNQLRARLYERELAIREAAANAENDTKTDIGWGHQIRSYVLQPYQMVKDLRTGVVSTAPSDVLDGDLDAFMAAALSQRVTGEAVEVEDVD from the coding sequence ATGCGCGCCGAAGCGCAGGCTCATGTCGACGACATCAACGAGGCGCTGGCGTTGCTCCGCCGCTTCCTCGACTGGGACCGTGCGCTCCGCCGTCTCGACGAGCTGAACGCGCGGGTCGAGGACCAGGCGTTGTGGAACGATCCGAAGGCCGCGCAGGACGTGATGCGCGAACGCCGCCGTCTCGACGAGGCGATCGCCGCCACGCGCGCGATCGAAAGCGAACTGTCGGACACGATCGAACTGATCGACATGGCCGAGGCCGAGGGCGATACCGAGATGGAGACCGAGGCGGTCGGCAACCTGGGTGTGCTGTCGAAACGCGCGCAGGCCGACAAGGTGAAGGCGCTGCTGGCGGGCGAGGCCGACGGCAACGACACCTATATCGAGGTGAACGCAGGCGCGGGCGGCACCGAGAGCCAGGATTGGGCCGGGATGCTGAGCCGCATGTATTCGCGCTGGGGCGAACGCCACGGGCTGAAGGTCGAGCTGGTCGATCAGCATTCGGGCGAGCAGGCGGGGATCAAATCCGCGACGTTGCTCCTGAAGGGCGAGAACGCTTATGGCTATGCCAAGACTGAGAGCGGCGTGCATCGGCTGGTGCGGATCAGCCCGTATGACAGCGCGGCGCGGCGGCATACGAGCTTTGCCAGCGTCTGGGTCTATCCCGTGATCGATGAGAATATCGAGGTCGACTATAACGAGAGCGACCTGCGTATCGACACGTACCGCGCGTCCGGCGCAGGCGGGCAGCACATCAATACGACCGATTCGGCGGTGCGCATCACGCACATCCCGACCGGCATCGTTGTCCAGTGCCAGAACCAGCGTTCGCAGCACAAGAACAAGGCCGAGGCGTATAACCAGCTCCGCGCGCGACTGTACGAACGCGAACTGGCGATCCGCGAGGCGGCGGCCAATGCCGAGAACGACACGAAGACCGACATCGGCTGGGGGCACCAGATCCGATCCTACGTCTTGCAACCGTATCAGATGGTGAAGGATCTGCGCACCGGCGTGGTCTCGACCGCGCCGTCCGACGTGCTCGACGGTGATCTCGACGCGTTCATGGCGGCGGCGCTGTCGCAGCGCGTGACGGGTGAGGCGGTCGAAGTCGAGGACGTCGATTAA
- a CDS encoding class I SAM-dependent methyltransferase, with the protein MRVPSALVLIALLAACDGSQPLIKRETEEPGPFPAADRPVASIVSDRWSNEEARDRLNEAGLVMAKAAIRPGMTVADIGAGEGYYTVRLAQKVGADGRVLAEDIMPAVRDALAERVARERLENVSVKLGTPADPKLPEGSFDRIFMVHMYHEIAQPYEFLWRMRPSLRPDGLVVVVDADRPTRDHGTPPELLKCEFAAVGYQRVATDEMRSAGGYIATFRPVGARPDPASIKACRMKPSQQTASPEAGDHVPRQHQMVDQPDP; encoded by the coding sequence GTGCGCGTTCCTTCCGCACTGGTGCTGATCGCGCTGCTCGCCGCGTGCGACGGGTCGCAGCCGCTGATCAAGCGCGAGACGGAGGAGCCGGGTCCGTTTCCCGCCGCCGATCGCCCGGTCGCGTCGATCGTGTCGGATCGCTGGTCGAACGAGGAAGCGCGCGACCGGCTGAACGAAGCGGGCCTGGTGATGGCGAAGGCCGCGATTCGGCCGGGCATGACCGTCGCCGACATCGGCGCGGGCGAGGGCTATTACACCGTCCGCCTGGCACAGAAGGTGGGTGCGGACGGCCGCGTGCTGGCGGAGGACATCATGCCCGCGGTGCGCGATGCGCTGGCCGAGCGGGTTGCGCGCGAACGGCTGGAGAACGTCAGCGTGAAACTCGGCACCCCCGCCGATCCGAAGCTGCCCGAGGGCAGTTTCGACCGTATCTTCATGGTGCATATGTATCATGAGATCGCGCAGCCGTATGAATTCCTGTGGCGGATGCGGCCGTCGCTGAGGCCCGACGGGCTGGTGGTGGTGGTCGACGCCGATCGTCCGACGCGCGATCACGGCACCCCACCCGAATTGCTGAAATGCGAATTCGCCGCGGTCGGATACCAGCGGGTGGCGACCGACGAGATGCGTTCGGCGGGAGGCTATATCGCGACGTTCCGCCCGGTCGGAGCGCGGCCCGACCCCGCGAGTATCAAGGCGTGCCGGATGAAACCGTCACAGCAAACCGCGTCCCCGGAAGCTGGTGACCACGTCCCCCGCCAGCACCAGATGGTCGATCAGCCGGATCCCTAG
- a CDS encoding JAB domain-containing protein: MSETSFAHLFAPIAVVGMEVVVFAFLDSHGRLLGMRHIPSARFASVNVPIRLVATDALAFDARAVVMAHNHPSGDPEPSTQDLRVTRGIATAFDALGIRLIDHLVLAGDVVTSFRGRGLL; encoded by the coding sequence ATGTCAGAAACTTCGTTCGCTCACCTGTTCGCGCCGATCGCGGTCGTCGGGATGGAGGTGGTGGTCTTCGCGTTTCTCGATTCGCACGGCCGATTGCTGGGGATGCGCCATATCCCATCCGCGCGGTTCGCATCGGTCAATGTGCCGATCCGGCTCGTCGCGACCGACGCGCTGGCGTTCGATGCGCGCGCGGTCGTGATGGCGCACAATCACCCCAGCGGCGATCCAGAACCCAGCACCCAGGATCTCCGCGTCACGCGCGGCATCGCGACAGCGTTCGACGCTCTAGGGATCCGGCTGATCGACCATCTGGTGCTGGCGGGGGACGTGGTCACCAGCTTCCGGGGACGCGGTTTGCTGTGA
- the thyA gene encoding thymidylate synthase → MTAERHEEDQYLTLLRAVWERGDERRDRTGVGTRSLFGPTMRFDLSDDAVPLLTTKRIAWKTAAREMLWFLTGDTNIRELVRQKVHIWTDWPLDRYRRASGEAIDRDAFEARIIADDAFAAQWGDLGPVYGKQWVDWETYEPVGDGLFRRGAGINQIAALVDGLRTNPASRRHIFTGWNVAHLDEMALPPCHMTYQYHVANGRLSGMLWQRSCDLGLGFPFNAFSAALLIRMLAQQCDLEPGELVWSAGDAHVYLNHEHLVTEQLSREPRGWPKLRINRRAASMFDYEIEDFAIEDYDPHPHIAAPVAV, encoded by the coding sequence ATGACGGCCGAGCGGCATGAAGAAGACCAGTATCTGACCCTGCTCCGCGCAGTCTGGGAACGGGGCGACGAACGGCGCGATCGCACAGGTGTCGGCACGCGGTCGCTGTTCGGCCCGACGATGCGGTTCGATCTGTCCGATGACGCCGTTCCGTTGCTGACCACGAAGCGGATCGCGTGGAAGACAGCGGCGCGCGAAATGCTGTGGTTCCTGACCGGCGACACCAACATCCGCGAGCTTGTCCGGCAGAAGGTGCATATCTGGACCGACTGGCCGCTCGATCGCTATCGCCGCGCGAGCGGAGAGGCGATCGACCGCGACGCGTTCGAGGCGCGGATCATCGCCGACGACGCGTTCGCTGCGCAATGGGGCGATCTCGGCCCGGTGTATGGCAAGCAATGGGTCGACTGGGAAACGTACGAGCCGGTCGGCGACGGGCTGTTCCGGCGCGGGGCCGGGATCAACCAGATCGCTGCGCTGGTCGACGGGTTGCGCACCAATCCGGCGTCGCGGCGCCATATCTTCACCGGGTGGAACGTCGCACATCTGGACGAAATGGCGCTGCCGCCCTGTCACATGACGTATCAATATCATGTCGCGAACGGTCGGTTGTCGGGAATGTTGTGGCAGCGGTCGTGCGATCTCGGCCTGGGCTTTCCCTTCAACGCATTCTCCGCAGCGTTGCTGATCAGGATGCTGGCGCAGCAATGCGATCTGGAGCCCGGCGAACTGGTGTGGAGCGCGGGCGATGCGCACGTCTATCTGAACCACGAACATCTGGTGACCGAACAATTGTCGCGCGAGCCACGGGGATGGCCGAAGCTGCGGATCAATCGCCGCGCTGCGTCGATGTTCGACTACGAAATCGAGGACTTCGCGATCGAGGATTACGATCCGCACCCGCATATCGCCGCGCCGGTGGCGGTGTGA
- a CDS encoding glycosyltransferase: protein MRRICFPFSGDAVGGSHISALGLVKQLDRTRFTPLVLVDALDGAIAALFRSADVEIVQAPRTPGLNHGERLRPLQIPAIIAAAERLRAVLRDRQIDIVHTNDGRTHAVWALPARLAGCRLVWHHRGAPDALGLRLVAPLLASHVVSVSRFAAGAHWGRRSSSVIHSPFDTTVQEDRRAARRALLDELGVGPDTQLVGFFGALIDRKRPLLFVDAIARMRAIAPDRAVLGLIFGEPFDVTNALIEARAAQQGISNAIAIMGFRAPGSRWIAGCDLLLCPAIDEPFGRTLIEAMLVGTPIIATASGGNPDALRDGALGVLVPPENPAALASAANSLLADTPRLHDLVTLAAADARVRFGERQHADAVMAIYDTLTPPPARRYAGADRNPRSRSPRFRSRTSTQRGD from the coding sequence ATGCGCCGAATCTGCTTTCCATTTTCCGGCGACGCCGTCGGCGGCAGCCATATTTCCGCGCTCGGCCTGGTGAAGCAACTCGACCGGACGCGCTTCACGCCGCTGGTGCTGGTCGACGCGCTGGACGGCGCGATCGCGGCGCTGTTTCGCAGCGCCGACGTGGAAATCGTACAAGCGCCCAGAACGCCCGGCCTGAATCATGGTGAAAGGCTACGGCCGTTGCAGATTCCGGCGATCATCGCCGCCGCCGAGCGATTGCGCGCGGTGCTGCGCGATCGACAGATCGACATCGTCCACACCAACGACGGCCGGACGCACGCCGTCTGGGCGCTGCCCGCGCGGCTCGCGGGATGCCGGCTCGTCTGGCATCATCGTGGTGCACCCGATGCGCTCGGTCTGCGGCTGGTTGCGCCGTTGCTGGCCAGCCATGTCGTCTCCGTCTCGCGCTTCGCCGCCGGGGCGCACTGGGGACGGCGGTCTTCCAGCGTCATTCACAGCCCGTTCGATACGACTGTCCAGGAAGATCGCAGGGCCGCACGACGCGCTTTGCTCGATGAACTGGGCGTCGGCCCCGACACTCAGCTAGTCGGCTTCTTCGGTGCGCTCATCGATCGGAAACGGCCGTTGCTGTTTGTCGACGCAATCGCCCGAATGCGCGCGATCGCGCCCGATCGCGCGGTGCTCGGGTTGATCTTTGGCGAGCCGTTCGACGTTACCAACGCCTTGATAGAGGCGCGCGCCGCCCAACAAGGGATCTCGAACGCCATCGCGATCATGGGATTCCGCGCACCCGGCAGCCGCTGGATCGCGGGCTGCGACCTGCTTCTATGCCCGGCGATCGACGAACCGTTCGGCCGGACGCTGATCGAGGCGATGTTGGTCGGCACGCCGATCATCGCCACCGCATCGGGCGGCAACCCCGATGCGTTGCGCGACGGGGCGCTGGGCGTGCTCGTTCCGCCCGAGAACCCGGCGGCGCTGGCCAGCGCCGCCAATTCTCTGCTCGCCGACACGCCGCGCCTGCACGATCTCGTCACGCTGGCCGCAGCCGACGCACGCGTCCGGTTCGGCGAACGGCAGCATGCCGACGCGGTGATGGCGATCTACGATACGCTCACACCGCCACCGGCGCGGCGATATGCGGGTGCGGATCGTAATCCTCGATCGCGAAGTCCTCGATTTCGTAGTCGAACATCGACGCAGCGCGGCGATTGA